A genome region from Panthera leo isolate Ple1 chromosome A2, P.leo_Ple1_pat1.1, whole genome shotgun sequence includes the following:
- the GPNMB gene encoding transmembrane glycoprotein NMB isoform X2: MECFSCFLGLLLLLAARLPLDAAKRFHDVLSNERTSGYMREYNQLNGWSSDENEWNEKLYPVWKRGDSRWKNSWKGGHVQAILTSDSPALVGSTITFVVNLVFPRCQTEDVSGNIVYEKNCRNDTGPSSDQYVYNWTEEVDSGNGNSPGHHNVFPDGKPFPHHPGWKRWNFVYVFHTLGQYFQKLGRGSARVSVNTANVPLGPQLMEVTVYRRHRRAYVPIAKVKDVYVVTDHIPVFVTMYQKNDRNLSDETFLRDLPIMFTVLIHDPSHFLNESAIYYKWNFGDNTGLFVSNNPTLNHTYVLNGTFNLNLTVQAAVPGPCPSPSPKPPKPTSFLPSANDNPLELRENPDEMCQIYRYGYFKATITIVEGILEVNIVRMTDVLMPVPQPDNSLMDFVVTCQGTIPTEVCTIVSDPTCQLAHSTVCDPVDVDVAGMCLLTVRRAFTGSGTYCVNLTLGDDTSLALTSTLVSVPARASITA; the protein is encoded by the exons ATGGAATGTTTCTCCTGTTTCCTGgggttgctgctgctgctggctgcAAGATTGCCTCTTGATGCTGCCAAAC GATTTCATGATGTGCTGAGCAATGAAAGAACTTCTGGTTATATGAGGGAGTACAACCAACTCAATGGTTGGTCTTCAGATGAAAATGAGTGGAATGAAAAACTGTATCCAGTGTGGAAAAGGGGAGACTCGAGGTGGAAAAACTCCTGGAAAG GTGGCCACGTGCAGGCTATTCTGACCAGTGACTCACCAGCACTTGTGGGCTCTACTATAACGTTTGTGGTAAACCTGGTATTCCCCAGATGCCAAACGGAAGATGTCAGTGGCAACATAGTTTATGAGAAGAACTGCAGAAATG ATACTGGTCCATCTTCTGACCAGTATGTTTACAACTGGACGGAGGAGGTTGACTCGGGAAATGGTAACAGCCCAGGCCATCATAACGTGTTCCCTGACGGAAAGCCTTTCCCTCACCACCCCGGATGGAAGAGATGGAATTTTGTCTACGTCTTTCACACACTTG GTCAGTATTTCCAGAAGTTAGGACGGGGTTCAGCAAGAGTTTCTGTAAACACAGCCAATGTGCCACTTGGCCCTCAACTTATGGAAGTAACTGTTTATAGAAGACACCGACGGGCATATGTTCCTATTGCAAAAGTGAAAGATGTGTACGTGGTAACAG ATCACATTCCTGTGTTTGTGACTATGTACCAGAAGAATGATCGAAATTTATCTGATGAAACCTTCCTCAGGGACCTCCCCATTATGTTCACTGTCCTGATTCATGACCCCAGTCACTTCCTCAATGAGTCGGCCATTTACTACAAGTGGAACTTCGGGGATAATACTGGTCTGTTTGTTTCCAACAATCCAACTTTGAATCATACATATGTGCTCAATGGAACCTTTAACCTTAACCTCACTGTGCAAGCTGCGGTGCCTGGACCCTGTCCTTCACCTTCACCCAAACCTCCAAAACCCACCTCTTTTCTAC CATCAGCTAATGACAACCCTCTGGAGCTGAGGGAGAATCCAGATGAAATGTGCCAGATTTACAGATACGGTTACTTTAAAGCCACCATCACAATTGTAG AGGGAATTCTAGAGGTTAACATCGTCCGGATGACAGATGTTCTGATGCCCGTGCCACAGCCTGACAACTCCCTGATGGATTTTGTCGTGACCTGCCAAGGAAC AATCCCCACAGAGGTCTGTACCATAGTTTCTGACCCGACCTGCCAGCTCGCCCACAGCACAGTGTGCGACCCTGTGGATGTGGACGTGGCTGGTATGTGCTTGCTGACCGTGAGAAGAGCCTTCACTGGGTCTGGGACATACTGTGTGAACCTCACCCTGGGTGATGATACCAGTTTGGCCCTTACGAGCACCCTCGTCTCTGTCCCTGCAAGAG CAAGCATTACAGCGTGA